One stretch of Corynebacterium callunae DSM 20147 DNA includes these proteins:
- the carA gene encoding glutamine-hydrolyzing carbamoyl-phosphate synthase small subunit: protein MSTNTNENSYQGVTEIGSVPAYLVLADGRTFRGFGFGAVGTTLGEAVFTTAMTGYQETMTDPSYHRQIVISTAPQIGNTGWNEEDDESRDGKIWVAGLVIRDLSARVSNWRATTSLQQEMADQGVVGIGGIDTRALVRHIRQEGSIAAGIFSGTDAERPVAELIEIVKNQPAMSGADLATEVSTKETYIIEAEGEIRHTVVAYDLGIKQNTPRRFAARGVRTVIVPAETPYEEIKQYNPSGVFISNGPGDPATADTMVNIVREILAEDIPFFGICFGNQILGRAFGMETYKLKFGHRGINVPVKNHVTGKIDITAQNHGFALKGEAGQEFETDFGTAIVTHTCLNDGVVEGVALKSGRAYSVQYHPEAAAGPNDASPLFDQFVELMDADAQKKGA from the coding sequence GTGAGTACTAACACCAATGAGAACAGCTACCAAGGAGTAACCGAGATCGGATCCGTTCCGGCTTACCTAGTCCTTGCAGATGGACGCACTTTCCGCGGCTTCGGCTTCGGCGCCGTGGGAACCACTCTGGGCGAGGCAGTATTTACCACTGCCATGACCGGTTACCAAGAGACCATGACTGACCCCTCATATCACCGCCAAATCGTGATTTCTACCGCTCCTCAAATCGGCAACACCGGTTGGAATGAAGAAGATGACGAATCCCGCGATGGCAAGATCTGGGTTGCAGGCCTCGTTATTAGAGATCTTTCCGCTCGCGTATCCAACTGGCGCGCCACCACCTCCTTGCAGCAGGAAATGGCCGACCAGGGTGTTGTCGGCATCGGTGGCATTGATACCCGTGCCTTGGTTCGCCACATTCGCCAGGAAGGCTCCATCGCAGCAGGCATTTTCTCCGGCACCGATGCAGAGCGTCCAGTAGCGGAACTCATTGAGATCGTAAAGAACCAGCCTGCAATGTCTGGTGCAGATCTTGCAACCGAGGTGTCCACCAAGGAGACCTACATTATCGAGGCTGAAGGCGAAATTCGCCACACTGTTGTTGCCTATGATCTGGGCATTAAGCAGAACACCCCGCGTCGATTTGCAGCTCGCGGTGTACGCACCGTGATTGTGCCTGCTGAGACGCCTTATGAGGAGATTAAGCAGTACAACCCATCGGGTGTGTTTATCTCCAACGGCCCTGGTGACCCTGCTACCGCTGACACCATGGTCAACATTGTCCGTGAGATCCTGGCCGAAGATATTCCTTTCTTTGGCATCTGCTTCGGCAACCAGATCCTGGGCCGTGCTTTCGGAATGGAAACCTACAAGCTGAAGTTCGGCCACCGCGGCATCAACGTACCAGTGAAGAACCACGTCACCGGCAAGATTGATATCACTGCGCAGAACCACGGCTTTGCACTTAAGGGTGAGGCTGGCCAAGAGTTCGAGACTGACTTTGGCACCGCAATTGTTACCCACACCTGCCTCAACGATGGCGTTGTAGAAGGTGTGGCATTGAAGTCCGGACGTGCATATTCCGTCCAGTACCACCCAGAGGCCGCAGCTGGCCCCAACGATGCAAGCCCCCTATTTGATCAGTTTGTTGAACTGATGGATGCCGACGCTCAGAAGAAAGGCGCATAA
- a CDS encoding dihydroorotase: MENQAHNPAEYPATGALAPAAAGTLLIENTLVYGEGEPTSVLVKDGVIAEIAAEITAADRDSVDRAIDAQGGVLLPGFVDMHVHLREPGREDTETIASGSAAAAKGGFTAVFTMANTQPVMDQPVIAESVWFKGQNIGLCDVHPVGSVTKGLGGKELTEFGMMARSEAKVRMFSDDGKCVDDPLVMRRALEYAKGMDVLIAQHAEDHRLTQGATAHEGENAARLGLRGWPRVAEESIVVRDAIMARDYGNRVHICHASTEGTVELLRWAKGQGIPITAEVTPHHLTLTDERLATYDAVNKVNPPLRESRDTEALKQALLDGIIDVVATDHAPHGSEDKCCEFENAKPGMLGLETSLAIIVDTFIATGLADWRFVARVMSEKPAEITRLPGHGRPIAAGEPANLTIVDPGRAWTAHGAEFASKADNTPFEGQEFSAKVTHTILRGKITCENGEVPVNA, encoded by the coding sequence ATGGAAAATCAAGCTCACAACCCAGCCGAGTACCCAGCTACCGGTGCATTGGCACCAGCTGCAGCAGGAACCCTCCTTATTGAAAACACCTTGGTATATGGAGAGGGCGAGCCCACTTCCGTTTTGGTGAAAGACGGTGTCATTGCGGAAATTGCTGCAGAGATCACCGCCGCAGACCGCGATTCTGTAGACCGTGCGATTGACGCGCAAGGCGGAGTGCTGCTACCTGGATTCGTCGATATGCACGTGCATTTGCGAGAGCCTGGCCGTGAGGATACTGAAACCATTGCCTCCGGCTCTGCGGCTGCTGCCAAGGGTGGTTTTACCGCAGTGTTTACCATGGCAAATACCCAGCCAGTGATGGATCAGCCAGTTATTGCTGAGTCTGTGTGGTTTAAGGGCCAAAATATCGGCCTTTGTGATGTACACCCAGTTGGTTCTGTAACCAAGGGCCTTGGTGGCAAGGAATTGACCGAGTTTGGCATGATGGCTCGTTCCGAGGCTAAGGTTCGCATGTTCTCCGATGATGGAAAGTGCGTTGACGATCCGCTAGTTATGCGCCGCGCTTTGGAATATGCAAAGGGTATGGATGTGCTTATTGCGCAGCATGCCGAGGATCACCGACTTACCCAGGGCGCAACCGCTCACGAGGGTGAAAACGCCGCTCGCCTGGGACTACGTGGTTGGCCACGTGTTGCTGAGGAATCAATTGTGGTCCGCGACGCCATTATGGCGCGCGACTATGGCAACCGCGTGCATATTTGCCACGCTTCCACCGAGGGCACCGTGGAACTTTTGCGCTGGGCTAAGGGCCAGGGAATTCCAATTACCGCCGAGGTAACCCCGCACCACCTCACCCTCACCGATGAGCGTCTGGCCACCTACGATGCGGTTAATAAGGTGAACCCACCGTTGCGCGAAAGCCGCGACACCGAAGCACTTAAGCAGGCGCTTCTCGACGGCATCATCGACGTTGTTGCCACCGACCACGCTCCGCATGGTTCCGAAGATAAGTGCTGTGAGTTTGAAAATGCGAAGCCGGGCATGCTCGGTTTGGAAACCTCCTTGGCCATCATCGTGGATACTTTCATTGCCACTGGCCTTGCTGACTGGCGCTTTGTGGCTCGCGTAATGAGCGAGAAGCCTGCAGAAATCACCCGCTTGCCAGGCCACGGCCGTCCAATTGCCGCCGGTGAACCTGCAAACCTCACTATTGTTGATCCTGGTCGCGCTTGGACTGCTCATGGAGCGGAATTTGCTTCCAAGGCAGATAACACTCCTTTTGAAGGCCAGGAATTCAGTGCCAAAGTTACCCACACCATTTTGCGCGGCAAGATTACCTGTGAGAATGGGGAAGTGCCGGTTAACGCCTAG
- a CDS encoding aspartate carbamoyltransferase catalytic subunit — MKHLLSIADLSRDEITGLLDEADRFKEVLEGREVKKLPTLRGRTIFTLFYENSTRTRSSFETAGKWMSADVINISASSSSVKKGESLKDTGLTLTAIGADAIIMRHPASGAAQQLAEYVAPGGHGPSVINAGDGAHQHPTQALLDALTIRQRLGRIEGLKVVVVGDCLHSRVVRSNVDLLSKLGAEVVLVAPPTLLPMGVENWPVRFSYDMDAEIADADVVMMLRVQQERMQGGFFPSHREYATFYGMSKAREARLKDSAIIMHPGPMLRGMEINFAVADAPRTAVLQQVNNGVHMRMAVLFALVAGVDATI; from the coding sequence ATGAAGCACCTCCTCTCTATTGCGGATCTTTCCCGCGATGAGATCACTGGCCTTTTGGATGAGGCAGATCGTTTTAAGGAGGTGCTGGAGGGCAGGGAAGTAAAGAAGCTGCCGACCTTGCGTGGTCGCACCATCTTCACACTTTTTTATGAAAACTCCACCCGCACCCGCTCATCCTTTGAGACCGCAGGCAAGTGGATGAGTGCAGATGTGATCAACATTTCCGCTTCTTCCTCCAGCGTGAAAAAGGGCGAATCCCTTAAAGACACCGGCCTAACCCTTACCGCCATCGGTGCAGACGCCATTATTATGCGCCACCCTGCATCAGGTGCAGCCCAGCAATTAGCCGAGTATGTGGCTCCCGGTGGACATGGCCCCAGTGTGATCAACGCCGGCGATGGTGCACACCAGCACCCAACCCAGGCTTTGCTTGACGCACTGACCATTCGCCAGCGTTTGGGTCGCATCGAAGGTCTTAAAGTTGTCGTCGTTGGCGACTGTCTGCACTCCCGCGTAGTGCGCTCCAATGTGGATCTGCTGTCCAAGCTGGGCGCTGAGGTTGTTCTGGTGGCTCCTCCAACTCTGCTGCCAATGGGTGTAGAAAACTGGCCAGTGCGCTTCTCCTATGACATGGATGCGGAAATTGCTGACGCCGATGTAGTCATGATGTTGCGCGTGCAGCAGGAACGTATGCAGGGCGGATTTTTCCCATCTCACCGCGAATACGCCACTTTTTATGGCATGTCCAAGGCCCGCGAAGCTCGCCTCAAAGATTCTGCGATCATTATGCACCCCGGCCCAATGCTGCGCGGCATGGAAATCAATTTCGCGGTGGCAGATGCTCCACGTACTGCAGTATTGCAGCAGGTTAATAACGGTGTTCATATGCGCATGGCAGTACTTTTTGCGCTCGTTGCTGGCGTAGACGCCACTATCTAA
- the pyrR gene encoding bifunctional pyr operon transcriptional regulator/uracil phosphoribosyltransferase PyrR encodes MSEGLSTELELLNGDDVSRTIARIAHQIIEKTALDSAGADRVMLLGIPSGGVPLALRLAEKIEEFSGVRIATGAIDITLYRDDLRNKPHRALQATSIPQGGIDNATVILVDDVLFSGRTIRAALDALRDVGRPSNVQLAVLVDRGHRQLPIRADYVGKNLPTARAEDVSVLLKEIDGRDAVTLTRLTEGEN; translated from the coding sequence ATGAGCGAAGGTTTAAGCACTGAGTTGGAACTCCTTAATGGAGACGACGTCAGTCGCACAATCGCACGCATCGCGCACCAGATTATAGAAAAGACCGCGCTTGATTCAGCAGGCGCGGATCGGGTCATGCTGCTAGGAATCCCCTCAGGTGGAGTCCCGCTGGCCCTCAGGCTCGCCGAAAAAATCGAAGAGTTCTCCGGTGTGCGTATCGCCACCGGCGCCATTGACATCACCCTTTATCGTGATGATCTGCGCAATAAACCACACCGCGCACTGCAGGCTACCTCAATTCCCCAAGGTGGAATTGATAATGCCACCGTCATCCTGGTTGATGATGTACTTTTCTCCGGCCGTACCATTCGCGCTGCTCTTGATGCACTGCGCGATGTCGGACGCCCCAGCAATGTGCAGCTAGCCGTGCTGGTTGATCGCGGTCACCGCCAACTACCTATTCGCGCCGACTATGTGGGCAAAAACTTGCCAACTGCGCGCGCTGAAGATGTTTCTGTGCTGCTTAAAGAAATTGACGGTCGCGATGCCGTGACCCTGACCCGTCTGACCGAAGGGGAAAACTAA
- a CDS encoding TIGR01777 family oxidoreductase produces MSLTTSHFIPFPREEVWDWHTRKGAVARLTPPFVPLTPIAQASRLADGTTIFSLPAGLKWVARHDLSGYMAGTRFTDVCLTAPVKALANWRHVHNFIDQDGGTLITDSVSTRLPANTLTGMFAYRQNQLLKDLTFLNSTKALFDGAPRRIALTGSRGLVGRALMAQLQTGGHEVIQLVRKDPKPGQRLWNPQSPATDLLEGIDVLVHLAGEPIFGRFNESHKEAISQSRTEPTRLLAELVATSPSCTALISASAIGFYGHDRGDEILDESSTSGDDFLAQVCREWEAATTPASAAGKRVALIRTGVALSGGGGMLPLLKTLFSTGLGGKFGDGTSWFSWIALDDLTDIYYRAIVDKQISGPVNAVAPNPVSNAEMTKVLASSLHRPAFLQIPSLGPKILLGSQGAEELALADQRTAPAKLQELGHSFRYTDIAAAIAHELGLEKLADAAQQLEIEAERKQERADQKAARKALKRAAPTESNLVDPEQIEQSILSSILNFRRKRND; encoded by the coding sequence GTGAGTCTTACCACCAGCCATTTTATCCCTTTTCCCCGCGAAGAGGTGTGGGATTGGCATACTCGCAAGGGTGCCGTCGCGCGTCTAACCCCTCCTTTTGTTCCGCTTACCCCCATCGCTCAGGCCTCGCGTCTAGCAGATGGCACCACCATCTTCAGTTTGCCGGCCGGGCTTAAATGGGTGGCGCGCCATGATCTCTCCGGTTATATGGCCGGCACCCGCTTTACCGACGTCTGCCTCACCGCTCCCGTCAAAGCACTTGCCAATTGGCGCCACGTCCATAACTTCATTGATCAAGACGGCGGCACTCTCATCACTGATTCGGTGAGCACTCGCCTACCAGCAAACACACTCACCGGTATGTTCGCCTACCGCCAAAATCAACTTCTTAAAGATCTCACCTTCCTTAACAGCACCAAAGCGCTTTTCGACGGCGCCCCCCGCAGGATTGCGCTGACGGGGTCACGCGGGCTGGTGGGCCGTGCCCTTATGGCACAGCTCCAGACTGGTGGCCATGAAGTCATTCAATTAGTGCGCAAAGATCCTAAACCTGGACAAAGACTCTGGAACCCCCAAAGCCCGGCAACAGATCTCCTTGAAGGTATTGACGTTCTCGTGCATCTTGCCGGCGAACCAATCTTTGGACGCTTTAACGAATCTCATAAAGAAGCCATCTCTCAGTCCCGCACCGAACCAACCAGGTTATTAGCGGAATTGGTAGCCACTTCCCCATCCTGCACCGCTCTAATCTCTGCCTCAGCAATTGGTTTTTATGGCCACGACCGCGGTGACGAGATTCTTGATGAATCCTCTACTTCCGGCGATGATTTCCTGGCGCAGGTATGCCGTGAATGGGAAGCAGCCACTACCCCTGCCAGCGCAGCTGGCAAGCGGGTGGCATTAATCCGCACCGGTGTCGCGCTCAGCGGCGGCGGGGGCATGTTGCCCTTGCTCAAAACCTTGTTCTCTACTGGACTGGGTGGCAAGTTTGGTGATGGAACCTCGTGGTTTAGCTGGATTGCCCTGGACGACCTCACTGATATCTACTACCGAGCCATCGTCGATAAGCAAATTAGTGGTCCGGTCAACGCGGTTGCGCCCAACCCGGTGTCCAATGCGGAGATGACCAAGGTTTTGGCCAGTAGTTTGCACCGTCCGGCGTTTTTGCAGATCCCTTCGCTGGGGCCGAAGATTTTGCTGGGCAGCCAGGGCGCGGAGGAATTGGCTTTGGCTGATCAGCGCACGGCGCCTGCAAAGTTGCAGGAACTTGGCCATAGCTTCCGTTATACCGATATTGCTGCTGCGATTGCCCATGAATTGGGCCTTGAAAAGCTTGCCGACGCCGCCCAGCAATTAGAGATCGAAGCCGAACGTAAACAGGAACGCGCCGATCAAAAGGCTGCCCGCAAAGCCTTAAAGCGTGCTGCTCCAACTGAGTCGAATCTGGTAGATCCCGAGCAGATTGAGCAAAGCATCCTGTCCTCAATCCTTAATTTCCGACGGAAGCGCAATGACTAA
- a CDS encoding YbjN domain-containing protein produces the protein MVVTILQDEKLDYRIEEVSDSTVIRTGFVNAAISFINVDGTLTMEAMWRGAPTTEQAAAVLAATNEWNLTQFAPTLRFFELDEGTLAINALRNITTSQGLSHNQVGSFVMSSIDATVHCFEWLEEQFPDLVDWKDDHHEH, from the coding sequence ATGGTGGTCACTATTCTTCAAGATGAAAAACTTGATTATCGAATTGAAGAAGTAAGTGACTCCACCGTTATTCGAACCGGCTTTGTCAACGCCGCGATTAGTTTTATCAACGTAGATGGCACCCTCACCATGGAAGCCATGTGGCGCGGCGCCCCCACCACCGAGCAAGCCGCAGCCGTGCTCGCCGCCACCAATGAGTGGAACCTCACCCAGTTTGCCCCCACCCTGCGCTTTTTTGAACTTGATGAAGGCACCCTAGCCATCAACGCGCTGCGCAATATCACCACCTCCCAGGGTCTTAGCCACAATCAGGTTGGCTCTTTTGTGATGAGCTCCATTGACGCCACCGTGCACTGCTTTGAGTGGTTGGAAGAGCAATTCCCTGACCTTGTTGACTGGAAGGACGACCACCATGAGCACTAA
- a CDS encoding YbjN domain-containing protein yields MSTNHTAPIPVTIDRVALIMKEFGIDLLVNNDHSSGAQVASANLNGTNVMFAVIGSVLIVRADRPTETAVSEGNPLWHLACNQVNCFNFAAKAVVVDRSEKAIIRAEKDILIAAGLNNAQLSASLKTAIDHVLAIQDAVAKAAGELSQA; encoded by the coding sequence ATGAGCACTAATCACACCGCGCCTATTCCGGTAACTATCGACCGTGTTGCTTTGATCATGAAGGAATTCGGTATCGATCTTTTAGTCAACAATGATCACAGCTCTGGTGCGCAGGTTGCCAGCGCAAACCTCAACGGCACCAACGTCATGTTCGCCGTTATTGGATCCGTGCTCATCGTGCGCGCCGATCGCCCGACCGAAACCGCAGTCTCCGAGGGCAATCCCCTTTGGCACCTTGCCTGCAACCAGGTCAATTGCTTTAACTTTGCGGCCAAGGCCGTCGTGGTGGACCGCAGTGAAAAGGCCATCATCCGCGCGGAGAAGGACATTCTCATTGCTGCCGGCCTTAACAATGCGCAGCTGTCTGCGAGCCTGAAAACCGCCATCGACCATGTGTTGGCAATTCAAGACGCAGTAGCCAAAGCCGCCGGCGAACTGAGCCAGGCTTAG
- the nusB gene encoding transcription antitermination factor NusB, which produces MSERQHDYKRHGSRYKARRRAVDILFEAESRDVDPVAIIEDRHKLATAIEPVVAPVAEYTEAIINGVAVELDTIDELLEEHIAETWTLGRLPSVDRAILRVACWEMIYNSDVPVTTAVVEAVEIASQYSTDNSSAYINATLDSMAHKVEALRERAQNPQAAAALMDDEDAPVAPWDDSIDEVTEVTEVAAEDAPEQA; this is translated from the coding sequence GTGAGCGAGCGTCAACACGACTACAAGCGCCATGGATCCCGCTATAAGGCACGCAGGCGTGCGGTAGATATCCTTTTTGAAGCGGAATCCCGTGATGTTGATCCCGTGGCAATTATTGAAGACCGCCACAAGCTAGCCACCGCCATCGAGCCTGTTGTTGCCCCCGTAGCGGAGTACACCGAGGCAATTATCAATGGTGTGGCAGTTGAATTGGACACCATTGATGAGCTTCTAGAAGAGCATATCGCTGAGACTTGGACGCTGGGACGCTTGCCTTCTGTGGACCGCGCAATCTTGCGTGTGGCATGTTGGGAAATGATCTACAACTCTGATGTCCCTGTTACCACCGCCGTTGTTGAAGCTGTGGAGATTGCCTCCCAGTACTCAACCGACAATTCCAGCGCATATATCAATGCAACGCTGGATTCCATGGCGCATAAGGTAGAGGCACTGCGCGAACGCGCTCAAAATCCGCAGGCTGCTGCTGCACTTATGGATGATGAGGATGCCCCTGTTGCACCATGGGATGACTCCATTGATGAAGTCACTGAAGTCACTGAGGTTGCTGCAGAGGATGCACCTGAGCAAGCATAG
- the efp gene encoding elongation factor P gives MATTADFKNGLVLKIDGKLQQITEFQHVKPGKGPAFVRTKLKDVVSGKTIDKTWNAGVKVETATVDRRDVTYLYNDGTSYIVMDDKTFEQYELSPDAFGDAGRFLLENMRVQVSFHEGEALFGELPVSVDLRVEHTDPGLQGDRSTGGTKPATLETGAEIQVPLFIETGNVLKVDTRDGSYLSRVNS, from the coding sequence GTGGCAACCACCGCTGATTTCAAGAACGGTCTTGTGCTCAAGATCGATGGCAAGCTCCAGCAGATCACCGAGTTCCAGCACGTCAAGCCAGGCAAGGGCCCAGCATTCGTACGCACCAAGCTGAAGGACGTTGTCTCCGGCAAGACCATTGACAAGACCTGGAACGCGGGCGTCAAGGTTGAGACCGCAACTGTTGACCGTCGCGACGTCACCTACCTTTACAATGATGGAACCTCCTACATTGTGATGGACGATAAGACCTTCGAGCAGTATGAGCTCAGCCCAGATGCTTTTGGTGACGCAGGCCGTTTCCTCTTGGAGAACATGCGCGTTCAGGTTTCCTTCCACGAGGGTGAAGCACTCTTCGGAGAGCTCCCAGTTTCTGTTGATCTGCGTGTTGAGCACACCGATCCAGGCCTGCAGGGTGACCGCTCCACCGGTGGCACCAAGCCGGCAACCTTGGAGACCGGCGCTGAAATTCAGGTCCCATTGTTCATCGAAACTGGTAACGTTCTCAAGGTTGATACCCGCGACGGTTCATACCTTTCCCGCGTGAACAGCTAA
- a CDS encoding aminopeptidase P family protein codes for MALADTRFATRRRALAAKLAAQRIDSILVTSPIHVRYLSGFTGSNGALIVNKDLSAQICTDGRYTTQIAEEVPDIEALMERNSAVALLSQVAGPRRIAFEASQTTIAELDALKDALQEDVTLVPVTGVVESIRLHKDNFELDRLREVAALASQAFEDLLAAGELAEGRTERQVAADLEYRMRMLGAERTSFDTIVASGLNSAKPHHSAGDRVLSHGDLVTIDFGAHSRGFNSDMTRTLVMGSAGDFEAEIYDVVLRAQLAGVEAAYAGTPLADIDAACRSIIEDAGYGEYFVHSTGHGIGLEVHEAPGAAKNAPGVLDAGSTLTIEPGIYVPGKGGVRIEDTLIITEGAPEIITKVSKDLRIV; via the coding sequence ATGGCTTTGGCAGATACCCGATTTGCAACTCGAAGGCGTGCGCTTGCTGCAAAGCTGGCAGCCCAGCGTATTGATTCAATTCTGGTGACCAGCCCCATCCACGTGCGTTATCTCAGCGGATTCACTGGTTCCAATGGAGCCTTGATTGTGAATAAGGATCTTTCCGCACAGATTTGCACCGATGGACGTTATACCACCCAAATTGCGGAAGAAGTGCCTGATATTGAGGCACTGATGGAACGTAACTCGGCCGTGGCGCTGTTGAGCCAGGTTGCAGGGCCGCGTCGTATAGCGTTTGAAGCTTCGCAAACCACCATCGCGGAACTTGATGCGCTCAAAGATGCGTTGCAAGAAGATGTCACTTTGGTGCCGGTAACTGGTGTGGTGGAGTCAATTCGCCTGCACAAGGACAATTTTGAGTTAGATCGCCTGCGTGAAGTTGCAGCTTTGGCATCCCAAGCTTTTGAGGATTTGTTGGCCGCCGGCGAGTTGGCCGAGGGACGCACCGAGCGTCAGGTCGCAGCAGATTTGGAATATCGCATGCGCATGCTTGGTGCCGAGCGCACCAGCTTTGACACCATCGTTGCTTCCGGTCTGAATTCCGCAAAGCCTCACCACAGCGCTGGAGACCGAGTACTTTCTCACGGCGATTTGGTGACTATTGATTTTGGTGCGCATTCTCGTGGTTTTAACTCCGATATGACCCGTACTTTGGTAATGGGTTCGGCGGGAGATTTTGAAGCTGAGATTTATGATGTGGTGCTGCGCGCCCAACTGGCTGGTGTGGAGGCCGCTTATGCTGGCACCCCGCTTGCTGATATTGATGCTGCGTGCCGTTCCATCATTGAAGATGCTGGATATGGTGAGTATTTTGTGCACTCCACCGGACACGGAATTGGTCTGGAAGTTCATGAGGCTCCGGGTGCTGCAAAAAATGCCCCTGGCGTTTTGGATGCCGGTTCTACCTTGACTATTGAGCCGGGAATTTATGTTCCAGGAAAGGGTGGTGTGCGCATCGAAGATACGCTGATCATCACCGAAGGTGCGCCGGAAATCATTACCAAAGTAAGCAAGGACCTTCGCATAGTGTAA
- the aroB gene encoding 3-dehydroquinate synthase: MNAPQIFNTVHVNSASPYDVTIGANLGSLIVERISNSGAEQVAIVHQEPLNSIAEQLDHELLARGLKVLHLNVPDAEAAKTLEVAGACWDQLGDAAFGRRDIVIGLGGGAATDLAGFVAAAWMRGVKVIQVPTTLLAMVDAAVGGKTGINTAAGKNLVGAFHEPDAVFIDTERLQTLPDAELIAGSAEIIKTGFIADPEILALYESNPQACLQKETEGSHLPELIWRSVAVKGSVVGQDLKESNLREILNYGHTFGHAVELREHFQWRHGNAVAVGMMFIANLSHNLGLIDTSLLGRHRAILESIGLPTTYEGGAFEELYEGMTRDKKNRDGNIRFVALTDVAQVTRIEGPSREALIASYEAISAK, translated from the coding sequence GTGAATGCCCCGCAAATTTTCAACACCGTCCACGTTAATAGCGCCTCACCTTATGATGTGACCATTGGCGCTAACTTGGGTTCGCTCATCGTCGAGCGCATTAGCAACTCCGGTGCCGAGCAGGTCGCAATTGTGCACCAAGAGCCTCTCAATAGCATCGCTGAGCAGCTGGATCATGAGTTGCTGGCGCGTGGCCTTAAGGTTTTGCACCTCAATGTGCCAGATGCAGAAGCTGCCAAGACCTTAGAGGTTGCCGGTGCTTGTTGGGATCAGCTTGGCGACGCCGCATTCGGCCGCCGCGATATCGTCATTGGACTCGGTGGCGGGGCAGCAACGGACCTTGCAGGTTTTGTGGCAGCCGCATGGATGCGCGGGGTGAAGGTTATTCAGGTGCCAACCACTTTGTTGGCAATGGTTGATGCTGCCGTCGGTGGCAAGACCGGCATTAATACCGCAGCCGGCAAGAACTTGGTGGGTGCTTTCCACGAACCAGATGCAGTATTCATTGATACTGAGCGTCTGCAGACCCTGCCTGATGCAGAACTTATTGCTGGTTCTGCGGAGATTATTAAGACAGGCTTTATTGCCGATCCTGAAATCCTTGCGCTCTATGAATCAAACCCCCAGGCCTGCCTGCAAAAAGAAACTGAGGGTTCACATTTGCCTGAGTTGATTTGGCGTTCGGTGGCAGTCAAGGGTTCCGTGGTGGGCCAAGATCTTAAAGAATCCAACCTCCGTGAAATTCTTAATTATGGACACACCTTCGGCCATGCCGTGGAATTGCGCGAGCATTTCCAGTGGCGCCACGGCAATGCCGTTGCGGTGGGCATGATGTTTATCGCCAATCTTTCTCACAACCTGGGGCTTATCGACACCTCCCTGCTCGGGCGGCACCGTGCGATTCTGGAGTCCATCGGGCTGCCCACCACCTACGAAGGCGGTGCCTTCGAAGAACTTTATGAGGGCATGACCCGTGATAAGAAAAATCGCGATGGCAATATTCGCTTTGTAGCGCTAACTGATGTTGCCCAGGTAACCCGCATTGAGGGTCCTTCCCGCGAGGCGTTGATTGCTTCATATGAGGCTATCAGCGCAAAATAG
- a CDS encoding shikimate kinase, translated as MSSKESELPEVSEAPGAPEAPEAPEFASQNCGDRPIVVLIGLPGAGKTTIGRRLARALNTELVDSDELIEQATGKACGAVFSELGEPAFRVMEAEYVAKALETTGVVSLGGGAVLTDSTRELLKDHEVIWIDVPVEEGIRRTAGERTRPVLQAADPAEHYRNLVKVRTPLYEEVATFRLRTKDRSPQQVVAAVLHHIENH; from the coding sequence ATGAGCTCTAAAGAATCAGAACTCCCAGAGGTATCCGAGGCTCCAGGGGCACCGGAGGCACCGGAGGCACCGGAGTTTGCAAGCCAAAACTGTGGCGATCGCCCAATCGTGGTACTGATTGGGTTGCCGGGGGCTGGCAAGACCACCATTGGCCGTCGCCTGGCGCGCGCCCTGAATACCGAGCTGGTGGATTCTGATGAGCTAATTGAGCAAGCAACCGGCAAAGCTTGTGGTGCTGTATTTAGTGAACTGGGCGAACCAGCTTTCCGCGTGATGGAAGCTGAATATGTTGCCAAGGCTTTGGAGACCACCGGCGTGGTGAGCTTGGGCGGTGGGGCAGTGTTGACCGATTCTACCCGTGAGTTATTAAAGGATCATGAGGTGATCTGGATTGACGTACCGGTGGAGGAGGGCATTCGCCGAACTGCAGGTGAGCGTACTCGTCCCGTTTTACAGGCAGCCGATCCTGCGGAGCACTATCGTAATCTGGTGAAGGTACGTACGCCTTTGTATGAAGAGGTGGCAACTTTTCGATTGCGTACCAAGGATCGCAGCCCGCAGCAGGTAGTAGCTGCGGTATTGCATCATATTGAAAATCATTAA